One window from the genome of Hippoglossus hippoglossus isolate fHipHip1 chromosome 10, fHipHip1.pri, whole genome shotgun sequence encodes:
- the LOC117769438 gene encoding endothelin receptor type B-like: protein MRALALLCLLMVAVVGASRFARDSQGGPEASETSKSNTSVPLPPPQPGRPRGSFPPMCIKPTEIKHAFKYVNTIVSCLIFVVGMIGNSALLRIIYKNKCMRNGPNVLIGSLALGDLLYIIIAIPINVFKLIAEDWPFGVYVCKLVPFIQKASVGITVLSLCALSIDRYHAVTSWSRVKGMGIPLWKAVQVTLIWLVAVALAVPEALAFDMLEIPYRGSKLRVCLLHPEQTISFMKFYQDVKDWWLFGFYFCFPLACTGIFYTLMSCEMLGRKKGMRIALNDHMKQRREVAKTVFCLVLIFALCWLPLHLSRILKKTIYDQNDPNRCELLSFLLVMDYIGINMASLNSCINPIALYFVSQKFKNCFQSCLCCWCYRMSPLDERGSGGRWKGSCHGNGLDRSSSRSSQKYTSSS from the exons ATGAGGGCCCTCGCTCTGCTGTGTCTCCTGATGGTGGCGGTGGTCGGGGCCTCCAGGTTCGCCCGCGACTCCCAAGGCGGCCCTGAGGCTTCAGAAACCTCCAAGAGCAACACATCTGTCCCGCTGCCTCCACCACAGCCAGGCCGACCGCGGGGCTCCTTCCCCCCCATGTGCATAAAGCCCACAGAGATCAAACACGCCTTCAAGTACGTGAACACCATCGTGTCCTGCCTGATCTTTGTGGTGGGGATGATCGGCAACTCAGCGCTGCTCAGGATCATATATAAGAACAAGTGTATGAGGAACGGACCAAACGTCCTGATTGGCAGCCTGGCACTGGGGGACCTGCTTTACATTATCATCGCCATCCCTATCAATGTGTTTAAG ctgataGCGGAGGACTGGCCGTTTGGGGTGTACGTCTGTAAACTGGTGCCGTTCATACAGAAAGCTTCTGTGGGAATCACTGTCCTCAGCTTGTGCGCCCTCAGCATTGACCG ctaCCATGCAGTGACATCATGGAGCAGGGTGAAGGGGATGGGGATCCCTCTGTGGAAAGCCGTGCAGGTGACTCTGATCTGGCTGGTGGCCGTGGCGCTGGCCGTCCCCGAGGCGCTGGCGTTCGACATGTTGGAGATACCATACAGAGGCAGTAAGCTGCGAGTCTGCCTCCTGCACCCGGAACAAACCATCAGCTTCATGAAG ttCTACCAGGACGTGAAAGATTGGTGGCTGTTTGGCTTCTACTTCTGCTTCCCCCTGGCCTGCACAGGAATCTTCTACACCCTTATGTCCTGTGAGATGCTCGGCCGTAAAAAAGGCATGCGCATTGCACTCAATGACCACATGAAACAG CGGAGGGAAGTGGCGAAGACGGTCTTCTGCCTGGTGTTGATTTTTGCTCTCTGCTGGCTGCCCCTTCACCTCAGCCGTATTTTGAAGAAAACAATCTACGACCAAAACGACCCCAACCGCTGTGAACTGCTCAG CTTCCTGTTAGTGATGGATTACATCGGCATCAACATGGCCTCCCTAAACTCCTGCATTAACCCGATTGCCCTCTACTTTGTCAGCCAGAAGTTTAAAAACTGCTTCCAG TCTTGCCTGTGCTGCTGGTGCTACAGAATGTCTCCCCTGGACGAGCGAGGTTCGGGAGGGCGCTGGAAGGGCTCCTGCCACGGGAACGGTCTAGACCGCTCCAGCTCCCGCTCCAGTCAGAAATACACAAGCtcttcataa